A section of the Rhodospirillaceae bacterium genome encodes:
- a CDS encoding F0F1 ATP synthase subunit C: protein MEVEAAKLLGAGLAVIGVIGAGIGIGNVFAAFIHAVGRNPAARGEVFTMTMLGFALVEAIALFALVIALVILFG, encoded by the coding sequence ATGGAAGTTGAAGCTGCAAAATTGCTGGGCGCCGGCCTCGCGGTGATCGGCGTGATCGGCGCCGGTATCGGTATCGGCAACGTGTTCGCCGCCTTCATCCACGCGGTCGGCCGCAACCCGGCCGCGCGCGGCGAGGTCTTCACCATGACGATGCTGGGTTTCGCGCTGGTCGAGGCCATCGCGCTGTTTGCCCTGGTGATCGCGCTCGTCATCCTGTTCGGATAG